One Haemorhous mexicanus isolate bHaeMex1 chromosome 19, bHaeMex1.pri, whole genome shotgun sequence genomic window carries:
- the LOC132336155 gene encoding LOW QUALITY PROTEIN: sodium-dependent serotonin transporter-like (The sequence of the model RefSeq protein was modified relative to this genomic sequence to represent the inferred CDS: deleted 2 bases in 2 codons), producing MAEQPCLGPPASPAAPNPQTHPRDKWSKKMDFLLSVVGFAVDLGNVWRFPYICYQNGGGAFLIPYTLMAVFGGVPLFYMELALGQFHRTGAIPIWKRICPIFKGIGFAICIIGLYVSFYYNTIIAWALYYFYSSFSGTLPWASCDNPWNTPDCTNYFGKSNVTWTNFSRSPAEEFYTRKVLEIQKSGGLYDIGGIRWQLLLCLFLIFTIVYFSLWKGVKTSGKVVWVTATLPYIVLLILLIRGATLPGAWRGVVFYLRPDWGKLLSTAVWVDAAAQIFFSLGPGFGVLLALASYNHFHNNCYRDALVTSAVNCLTSFLSGFVIFTVLGYMAEMRDVEVEDVARDKGPSLLFITYPEAIANMVGSTFFAIIFFLMMITLGLDSTFGGLEAVITAVMDEYPQVLAGRRELFVLGLITVCFLGSLSTLTYGGAYVVKLLEEFGAGCSILAVVLLETIAVSWFYGIQRFSHDVKAMLGFTPGLFWKLCWVAISPALLAVSIHGQITDKSLLSLWTPCRTATPLCCPAPRACITPLSPTRGDKAARRADRAVGPHASPPHAAAPARGTATVPTSPGPHQEREMEVHFPAFSTAPGQSWVLTQVQAQLCLILPAPSIPGRAGHGSISPVLGWIHPFEMPAPTALQRLPSAEGSNLTGSAGEEAL from the exons atggcagagcagccctgcctgggtccccctgccagccctgcagccccaaacccccagacccaccccaGGGACAAGTGGAGCAAAAAGATGGATTTCCTCCTCTCCGTCGTCGGATTCGCCGTCGATCTGGGCAACGTCTGGCGGTTCCCTTACATCTGCTACCAGAACGGAGGGG GAGCCTTCCTCATCCCCTACACGCTGATGGCTGTTTTTGGGGGGGTGCCCCTCTTCTACATGGAGCTGGCCCTGGGGCAGTTCCACAGGACAGGTGCCATCCCCATCTGGAAGCGCATCTGCCCCATCTTTAAAG gcaTCGGCTTTGCCATCTGCATCATCGGCCTCTACGTCTCCTTCTACTACAACACCATCATTGCCTGGGCTCTCTACTACTTCTACTCGTCCTTCTCGggcaccctgccctgggcaagCTGTGACAACCCCTGGAACACCCCTGACTGCACCAACTACTTTGGGAAGAGCAACGTGACCTGGACCAACTTCTCCAGGTCCCCCGCTGAGGAGTTTTACAC gaggaAGGTCCTGGAGATCCAGAAATCCGGGGGTCTGTATGACATTGGGGGGATCcgctggcagctgctcctctgcctcttcctcatcttcacCATCGTCTACTTCAGCCTGTGGAAAGGGGTGAAAACCTCTGGGAAG GTGGTGTGGGTGACAGCCACGCTGCCCTACATTGTCCTGCTCATCCTGCTCATCCGAGGGGCCACCCTGCCTGGAGCCTGGAGAGGGGTCGTCTTCTACCTGCGCCCAGACTGGGGCAAGCTGCTGAGCACCGCG GTTTGGGTGGACGCTGCTGCAcagattttcttctccttgggcCCTGGATTTGGAGTCCTCCTTGCTCTGGCCAGTTACAACCATTTCCACAACAACTGCTACCG GGATGCGCTGGTCACCAGTGCTGTGAACTGCCTCACCAGCTTCCTCTCAGGCTTCGTCATCTTCACCGTGCTGGGCTACATGGCCGAGATGAGGGACGTGGAGGTGGAGGATGTCGCCAGAGATAAAG gcccCAGCCTCCTCTTCATCACCTACCCTGAAGCAATTGCCAACATGGTGGGATCCACCTTCTTCGCCATCATTTTCTTCCTGATGATGATCACCCTGGGGCTGGACAGCACG TTTGGAGGTTTGGAAGCTGTGATCACGGCCGTGATGGATGAGTACccccaggtcctggcagggcgACGGGAGCTCTTCGTCCTCGGCCTCATCACAGTCTGTTTCCTGggctccctcagcaccctcacctAC gggggAGCCTATGTGgtgaagctgctggaggagtttggtgctggctgctccatcctggcagtggtgctgctggaaaCCATTGCTGTCTCCTGGTTTTATG GGATCCAGAGGTTCTCCCACGATGTCAAAGCCATGCTGGGCTTCACCCCAGGGCTCTTCTGGAAGCTGTGCTGGGTTGCCATCAGCCCAGCCTTGCTGGCGGTGAGTATCCATGGCCAAATTACGGACAAG TCATTGCTGTCCCTCTGGACACCCTGCAGAACAGCCActcccctctgctgcccagctccccgTGCC TGCATaactcccctctcccccacaCGAGGTGACaaagctgccaggagagcagacaGGGCTGTGGGACCTCATGCCAGCCCTCCccatgctgctgctccagccaggggcACTGCCACAGTGCCCACATCCCCAGGGCCTCACCaagagagagagatggaagttcattttccagccttttccacAGCTCCAGGGCAAAGCTGGGTGCTCACACAGGTGCAAGCTCAGCTTTGCCTCATCCTCCCAGCAcccagcatccctggcagggctggccacGGGTCCAtctcccctgtgctgggctggatccatcccttTGAAATGCCAGCTCCCACGGCACTTCAAAGGCTGCCGTCGGCAGAGGGGTCTAATCTCACTGGATCTGCAGGAGAAGAGGCCTTGTGA
- the C19H12orf76 gene encoding uncharacterized protein C12orf76 homolog codes for MGLAVARGWALSPGPAERSRPYAVLQHQNLVLLGSILSALLLTIILMAICVYRPVRRR; via the exons ATGGGGCTGGCGGTGGCGCGGGGCTGGGCGCTGTCCCCGGGCCCGGCGGAGCGCAGCCGGCCCTAcgctgtgctgcagcaccagaACCTGG tgctgctgggcagcatCCTCAGCGCTCTCCTGCTCACCATCATCCTCATGGCCATCTGCGTGTACCGGCCCGTCCGGCGGCGGTAG